The genomic region CGCGGCAGTGGAGGATCAGACCCTGACAAGCCTGGCTGCTCCGCACTTCAGACAGGCGGCGTGACTTTCCTTATTCAGGGGATTTTCTGTTCCGGGGCACCAGACGGGCCATGAGGGCATCGAAGTCCTTCATGGTCCTGTAGTGCAGGACAACCGATCCGCCACCCTCTTCGGTGGCATGGATGGACACGCGCAGACCCAGATACTGGCCCAGCGATTTTTCCAGTTCGGCCATGGCGGCCGGGCGGAGAGGCTGCTTTTTCGGGGTCTTCGCCGGGCCTTCCGCTGCCTGGCGGACCAGATCCTCGGTCTGCCGGACGTTCAGGTTGCGCCGGACAATGTCCCGGGCCAGCCCCACAGGATCGTCGGCGGGCACCAGGGCGCGGGCATGGCCGGCGGACAGGTCACCGGTCTGGACCAGTGACTTGACCGGCTCGGGCAGGCCCAGAAGCCGGACCATGTTGGCGATATGGCTGCGGCTTTTGCCCAGGGCTTTGGCCAGTGCCTCCTGGGTGTGGCCGAACTCGGTCATCAGACGCTGGTAGCCCTCGCCTTCTTCCAGGGGGTTCAGATCCTGCCGCTGCAGGTTTTCCACCAGCGCTGCCTCCAGCGCCGTGCGGTCGTCCATGTCCCGGACGATGACGGGCACCTCGGTCAGGCCGGCCTTGCGGGCTGCCCGCCACCGCCGTTCCCCGGCGATGATCTCGTATTTTCCGTCCGCGCCGGGCGTGCGCCGGACCAGAAGGGGCAGCAGCACGCCCTGTTCCCTGATGCTGGCGGTCAGCTGGGCCAGCGCGTCGCTGTCAAACTGGCGCCGGGGCTGATACCGGCCCGGCTCCAGAAGGTCCAGGGGCAGTATCTGCCGCTCTTCCCCCGGGCCGCCCGTCATGGCGGCCACGTCGCCGAACAGGGCGGACAGGCCGCGACCCAGGCCG from Pseudomonadota bacterium harbors:
- a CDS encoding ParB/RepB/Spo0J family partition protein, whose protein sequence is MTVQEKQKRPGGLGRGLSALFGDVAAMTGGPGEERQILPLDLLEPGRYQPRRQFDSDALAQLTASIREQGVLLPLLVRRTPGADGKYEIIAGERRWRAARKAGLTEVPVIVRDMDDRTALEAALVENLQRQDLNPLEEGEGYQRLMTEFGHTQEALAKALGKSRSHIANMVRLLGLPEPVKSLVQTGDLSAGHARALVPADDPVGLARDIVRRNLNVRQTEDLVRQAAEGPAKTPKKQPLRPAAMAELEKSLGQYLGLRVSIHATEEGGGSVVLHYRTMKDFDALMARLVPRNRKSPE